The sequence TAAGGCTTTTCATGTTTTTTTATCATTTCACTATTGTAATAAATTCCTCTTGTTCAAGCATATTTTATCCCAGACATTATTATTGGGAATATTTGATATGATGAAACAATGTTTATAGAAATTTAATacaaaataaagataaatattagtattcttatattattattttttaattattatgttattaatatattataattatacttATTGTATATTATAAGTATACTTATTGTACTAAATTTTAGATATGTATTATTGTTATGTTGtttaatattgtaatagaagtaataaatgtaataagataagtatagataaaataaaaatacaaattgtCAATGTAATTATAACTTTGAATTATATACATTCtaggttaaaattatatgtattgtgattttattttaattttgattttaagcAATGATGTTGTATTAAAAAAGGTAAGATACATTGTAATATTATTCAATTATATTCCATTTATAATTGTTAGAGTACAAGATAACCCTACccaactaaaataaataattttaatactataataactaaaatattattattgcaaatattaaattattattattatcttatttttattaatatactaataatattattttatcacaAAATTTTATATTATTGAATTGTATGAGGATAACCTTAACCTAAATAAAACTATACAAAGAGAGAATCAATAAGATTGAATTAGGGTAATAGAACATTTATGTTTGTGCATGGAACCAATATTTACATATTGGAGGTGCAATAAAAGTTAAGTGCATGGAATTGTAAAAATTGTTAATTATGATTTAAATTTGGCAAATAGAGCTAATAGAATAAAACATATTTGACACAAGATTTCATCATTTACTAGTATTTAACTATAATCATTTTTTGTTCAAAATAGAAAATGTTGAAGAGATAATAAGAAAATAATCTTGAACATTTGATTTAAAAATGTGAACACAGTTGAACCGTTCAAGAATTagttaaagaaaataataatagtttcataataattattattattttattgtaatcttaTTGGTGGGATACTTCTATGCATATGGATTATATAAAATTGTAATAATATTATTACTAAATATTATATTAATCACCTAAAATTTGCCTAAAATAACTCATGTAGAAAGTGGATCCTAAAAATTtagtaataagatgcaaattatttgagtcaattagatagaagaaaaacaatttttgtaatttgaaaacttaaaaatcatgcatcttaattattgaaatttttttaaaaaactatggAAAGAAAAATTTCACAGATATAATTGGTGGAAAAACAATTCAATAATAACTAGTTAATGAAAATTGGGTGCAACGGATTGCAATAGTACTAGTCTAACAGCAAGTACTAATAATGACAACCAGCAATACAGTTATATATATAACACGAAGGTTATTTTCGATGCACAGCAATACAGTTGAGACGTTTTTAAAGCCAGAATAACTACAGCCTAATTGTATCAAGTcaaatatatctttttttttaagtaCAATTAAATACTTCCGACAAAAATATTGGATAATCCCTACTGCTATAAACCACACTTAGACCAATATACAGACTGCCGAGCATCCTAGGCTATAAAAAAATCTTTTGAAGAAGATGACAGTTAAATGGCGTCAGACGTCTCTACCGACGGTAAGCCTACTTCAAGTTGAATAGGCTCACCATATAGAGCATGAGGAATAGGAGACAATTCAGCAGTTGTTTTCAACATGGCCATCACTTGTTCGATCGGCGGTCTTTCTTTTGGTTCGGGATGACAACACAACAAGCCCACCGACATGAGCCGCTCCATTTGCTCAACATTAAAATTTCCATCGAACTTTTCATCGGCCGCATCTATTATTCTCCCCTCTATCTTGCAGTGCCAAACCCACTTTACCAAACTGCAACTATATTTATCCAAGCGATCATCTGCCGGTGGCCTTCCACAGCTAATTGCAAGAGCGAGTGCTCCAAAGCTGTACATGTCCGATTCTCGACTGGCCTTTCCGGTTGTTAGGGTCTCGGGGGCCAGATACCCAATTGTACCAGCTGGGCATGTGGTATactctttgaattcatctttcaacgCTCTCGCTAGACCAAAATCCCCTAGCTTGGCTGTGAAATCTGAATCCAGCATAACGTTGCTCGCCTTGATGTCTCTATGCACAACACTCTTTGGGCTATGCGCGTGAAGGTAATAGAGAACAGAAGCTATTTCACTAGTTATTCTGTATCTGTTATCCCAATCTAGATGATACTCCGGCTTACCAAAAATATATTTGTCAAGACTTCTTTTGGGGAGAAATTCGTAGACGAGAAACAATTTGTCCTTATGGTGGCACCATCCCAGAAACTTCACGAGATTACGGTGTAAAATGTTACCGTTTATAATCACTTCTGCCTCGTACTCTTTCTTGCCTTCATCGGAATTTGCTTTTATCCTTTTCACAGCCACAACTTCATTCGTGCCAGACAGAGTACCTCTGTAGACGCTCCCTGAGCCGCCCTGTCCAATCACTTCACTGAAGTTTTCAGTTGCGGCTACGagttcccgatatggaaacttgcgCACAGAGTGTACACTTTTCTGAAACCGTCTGTCCAGATTCTCATCGCTGTCTTCTCTAGAGCTTTTTCTAGTGCTCCCATAGAATTTGTATGCAAGCacaaagttaaaaataaaaattataaaactaaaagaaatcataGTAATAATAACAGAAGTTAGGCTAAGGCTTAGGCTTTCCATCACTTTTGGGGTTGGGCTTCGGAAATAATAGAATTTAGGATAAGGCGGGTCGGGCTTCAGGCTGGAGCTGAAATTTTAACAACGTTTACGACCAAACAGTCTATCAAAGTTGTTTTGCCTGCACAGCATTGGGAAAATGCTGCTCAAATCATGGCTGAGAGACGAAGAATATATCCGTGCTGGAAGAGGTATATAGCATTGTTGGAATTTCCTATTACGGTGATCTCAAGAATCGTCTTCGTTATTCTCAACGCAATGATTGTCTGGGCAGTCTATCAGAGTTGTTTTGCCTACACAGCATTGGGAAAATGCTGCTCAAATCATGGCTGAGAGACGAAGAATATATCCGTGCTGGAAGAGGTATATAGCATTGTTGGAATTTCCTATTACGGTGATCTCAAGAATCGTCTTCGTTATTCTCAACGCATTGATTGTCTGAGCAGGCTTGCTTTTCATCGACCAAGAACTAAATATATGTTAAGAAAAGTCAACATTGTTCGAGGACACAGCATTCTTTCTCTTCTAAAACCAAGAGAAATTATATAATTTCTCTTCTAAAACCTCCTTAATGCAAGGTTGAGTAGGGTGAAGAtttattatagtttttttttttggttccaTCAAGGGTATCTTTGTGACTTAGCTTAGCGTCAAATTTATTTTATATTGGTCTGTCTTACTATCAAGTTGGGGTAAAAATGGGAGACCTATCGTGAGACTAATCTCATGCGGACGCACACAATCACTAGCAAAACACATGCATAAACTAAGTCCGAGCCTTAGAGTGAAATCCAAAACCAATGGAAAACAAAGCCACATCCAAAGCTAACTCTTCTTTTGTGTGGGCTATCATCATATTTCATTATGAATTAACAAGGAGATTTTCATTCTCTATCTCTAGATATTTATTATAACATATTTTCAATCATCTATGATTGTAATATTGATCCAAGTTACATATATAATAACAAACCTtatcatatttttgttttttaaatttaaaattcaattttcttgCTTATTCAATAATTTAACAAATTTTTAAGAagcatataaacatattatatattaattagaaTGCTGAAGCATTCATATTTTCATGAAAATTGTGTACAATTATCTAAGAATCAGTTGAATACACCTAATCTttgataattaaatattttaaacaaTCTATTTACACAACAAATTTAATATTACATAATTTTTACCATTATTACTCTCAAATTTTAAGAGTGTGGCATATTTAAGGAAATAAAGGCTTTAACTATAAGATATTCCTTACTTGATATGCCCATTCAAAACATAAAATGACAATTATCTAAAAAAATTGATATGAtttcaaagtcaatgatcatattaAAACCACTTAATCTATTAGTGTTTGATTCTAGTGCGACACATAATGAAAATATTTCTCtatattttgtttcaattttttggtTTCTTATTATGTAATGACAAAATTATTCTAAATATACATTTTATAGTTCCAAACAGAGTTGAGCATCTTAGTTTTATTtctataaaattaaatatttagttCAACTAATGACATTGTTATCATTGGTAGTTTCAAGAGGACATGAGAACCAAGTCTCTTCAATCTATTTAAtgatttttgaaataaatgaatcaaTGAATTCCAAGGATGTGAGAACCAACAACATCATTCAAATTGTAAGGTTTGTAATATTGTGAATTATGAGAAACATCACATTGGGCTCTGGGAGAACACTAACATTTCTTATAAAGAGTACTCTATTATTTGGGTTTTTATCTAAATTAACATACAATGGGTCCTTTTGATTGGGTTACATCATGTATGTAGTTCATTAGTAGGTGGTTTTGATTAATTGAAAGTATGTTATTGTAAATAGCTATACCGATTATGCATACACTATAATTAGGGTAAAATGTtgaaagttgtgtcacactttctTTTGTTGTATATACACTTGGTCTTAGGGGCCAAGACCACAAAAGAGGATGAAGCCAATGAAAAAGCCAGAAAGAACCCATATGCTAAAACATGGCTAGTAGCTAAACAAGCAAAGGGAACCAACAAAATTTGATGAAGCCACCAGAAAGCCAAAAGAAGACCAAATAAGAAGTTTAAAAGAACCACTAGACTGCCAACCCACAACTATCCACCCCTTGTACTATCAATCAATATATCAGGGGATGAGATTTGATGTCATCATGCATCAGCCTAATAGATTTGTAAGGAAAATATTCCCACAAACATATTTTTGGTACACTAGTTTTATGCAAGAGATTGAAGCATCAAGAAGCACTCCAATATTCCAATTCTTTACCCATTTTCCTTCCAACTCATCAATCACAAACTTTGAGTCACCCTCAATTGACAACCAATTCGTACCTTTTTGAATAGCAAGACAAACACACATATGCAAGGCAGTGATCATCACCACATGGTTATTAAAAAAATGGCCATCATCTTCATCATATATGTTACTAATTTAATACAAACATCTATCAAGACACCCCCATAGCTAGCCAACTCTGAATTCCCCTTAGCATCACCATCGAAGTTAAGCTTTAACCATTCCTCCTCTAGAGCTATATAATGATCCCCAACCTCCACCTTGTCATATGAGTTCTTGGAAATCGGGAACCATCTAAAATGCTTCTAAGCACTAAATCAAAGGGGTTCACCCTCAATGAACCACCTgaacttcatgctatgcacttccCTAATCTCAGTTATGGACCTTTTAGTAAAATCATACACTCTCTCTCAACTCTTTTAGCTTCATcctatttttttaatctatttacTTGCATTAAAATGTTCTAGACAATTGAAATAGGCACAATCCTCCAAATGAACTTCATGCTAGGAAACAAGATATTCAGAGTCTGACTAATAAGAAGTGGAGGGATATCCTCTAGAATAGCCCAATATATCCTCATTTGAGACATAAACATTAACCATTGTTGTcaagtataaaaatagagaaagaatGAGTGGTCTTACATTTTGCCTTGTTCAAGTATAAGACACAGATGGATAGCCTAGCACTTCCCCTTCATTGCAACCTATCCCAAGTGAGAGATTTCCCCTTTCAAGCAATCCATAAGAAAGTGTTGGACATGGGATGGCCAAACATGAAGCACAAATAGTTAGGGATGTTCAAATTAGTTCCATCATAAATATAATTTTCAAAGACATCTCTTATAGTAGCCTTATCACTACCATTATAGTACCACACCATTTTATCTTTATACCTTCGTTTCATGACAGAACTAGGAGTGTTAGCTGATAACACTACCTGACCCTCACCATCTTCCATAAAAGGATATTCTAAAAGAGAGTAAAAAATATTCTTTCTTAATTCATGAATAGAAGCATCATACTCAATAGTAGTGCTTGTAGAGTTTTAAagtgaaattttttttattttacttgtcatgctctatgaagtgtacctatatctgtaaacacaatgcactcaataaatcattacaagcatggttagtgaattaaatcaaagaaagaaacaaccatagctaagcgatctatcacctcctagtaaatgcgagtgtgaattttgctcttagatctggttatgcaaattctagtgacttgactacacttagatggaggatttgaatgattaagatgcatgatctagcaggAATAGCATGATgaagctatatgatttcatgattattataGAAAATAAGATAGAATggagatgcaattaagctataattgaacatgataacaatgttaagaatgataaactagaagctagatgcttaTAGAAACAAATGCATAAGATgagatgaaattgggaccctttgtgctccaaaatgaggtctatttataggatttccaaggctaggggtgatgtggcaagaatcaacgtcaagattgatctgaagatttcaatggttaaattggaggaggttggcaaaggggttggattaaagggaacctctgtcatctctatggtgacaagtgtcaagaggcttctagaaggtgtaggatgaaagggaacacttagtgacaagtgtcacaaagcttctagaagaggttagatgaaagggaacatgggggtaggtagaatgggttaggtttaggaatggttaggtttaggagtggtagaagtcaggagaattttaatttagaaattcaaataataggaaaaggctaattaatttcaacaactcatgaatttgatttgttttaattaattaggaattttagaagaaatgaatttggatggggaattaattaatttgaattaaattaatcaaagaggattatgaaatgaacttattaaataaatccttagatttattaataagtagatgaaaaggggggtTTTTTAATCAAACTGCttagtaaattcaattaaattggggaggattaattaaataattgcttatttaattaattatcttcagaccatttttaggtgtatacacaa is a genomic window of Cryptomeria japonica chromosome 7, Sugi_1.0, whole genome shotgun sequence containing:
- the LOC131037079 gene encoding L-type lectin-domain containing receptor kinase IX.1-like; this translates as MISFSFIIFIFNFVLAYKFYGSTRKSSREDSDENLDRRFQKSVHSVRKFPYRELVAATENFSEVIGQGGSGSVYRGTLSGTNEVVAVKRIKANSDEGKKEYEAEVIINGNILHRNLVKFLGWCHHKDKLFLVYEFLPKRSLDKYIFGKPEYHLDWDNRYRITSEIASVLYYLHAHSPKSVVHRDIKASNVMLDSDFTAKLGDFGLARALKDEFKEYTTCPAGTIGYLAPETLTTGKASRESDMYSFGALALAISCGRPPADDRLDKYSCSLVKWVWHCKIEGRIIDAADEKFDGNFNVEQMERLMSVGLLCCHPEPKERPPIEQVMAMLKTTAELSPIPHALYGEPIQLEVGLPSVETSDAI